From Anopheles darlingi chromosome 2, idAnoDarlMG_H_01, whole genome shotgun sequence, the proteins below share one genomic window:
- the LOC125948050 gene encoding zinc finger protein 112-like, with amino-acid sequence MDCPPKKTYKKLDPEQSLKLIEQVKKYPCLWCKMTKDFKNMRKQAVAWNKIADELNISLADAKHCWKSLQASFRVYKAKVRNSVTTGSGKDHIYTPRWFAYQSMMFLCESADAVKTNDTVFGKMSNCCRFCMSQDCENLMLLSSAFEGLSFSILDVQQATGISISDSEITYLAVCAKCVIRIEIAVGFRRSCINENVKFMQLFGHIIYKLRLSNNAEANVKHEEYIEDDSLQSSNNAEANVKHEEYIEDDSLQKEMVLEKEPSDEQSLEAHDEPAFLPEPDSGSTLAGTASNRKKAQTKERIGDSEEDKPNNPNKRRKSNGHRKLLCGICGVLVYNLPDHTRSHTKENLHKCPHCPVQMAHSNNLWAHVRAVHEKVIVKSCEPCGKGFFTHLSYKSHLRTYHNIGAQYQCEICLKMFRHPSSRRAHIQRMHKGQEGKHECQICQKKFLDRGRLNRHETVHTGNTPYACIHCPKRFKSAFAKKTHELTHSGIEFACTLCTKVYRYKSQLSMHFRKCHPA; translated from the exons ATGGATTGCCCACCAAAGAAGACGTACAAAAAGCTG gATCCTGAACAATCGCTGAAACTTATTGAACAAGTAAAGAAGTATCCATGTTTATGGTGTAAGATGACTAAAGATTTCAAGAATATGAGAAAACAAGCGGTGGCCTGGAATAAAATAGCGGACGAGCTCAACATCAGCCTGGCAGACGCGAAACACTGCTGGAAGTCCCTCCAGGCCAGCTTTCGAGTGTACAAAGCAAAAGTGAGGAATAGTGTAACAACGGGGTCAG GAAAAGACCACATTTATACACCGCGCTGGTTTGCGTACCAATCTATGATGTTTCTCTGCGAATCCGCGGATGCAGTCAAGACAAACGACACA GTTTTCGGGAAAATGAGCAACTGTTGTCGCTTTTGCATGAGCCAGGACTGCGAAAACCTCATGCTACTATCCAGTGCCTTCGAAggcctttccttttccattctaGATGTACAACAAGCAACCGGAATTTCG ATTTCCGACAGTGAAATCACATACCTTGCCGTTTGTGCAAAATGCGTTATTCGCATTGAAATCGCGGTGGGTTTTCGTCGTTCCTGCATAAACGAAAACGTTAAATTTATGCAACTTTTTGGTCACATCATCTACAAGCTTCGTTTATCCAACAACGCGGAAGCGAATGTGAAGCATGAAGAATACATAGAGGACGATTCTTTACAATCGTCCAACAACGCGGAAGCGAATGTGAAGCATGAAGAATACATAGAGGACGATTCTTTACAAAAGGAAATGGTTCTAGAAAAAGAACCGAGCGATGAACAATCCTTGGAGGCACACGATGAGCCGGCTTTTCTACCTGAACCCGATTCCGGATCCACGTTAGCCGGAAccgcatcgaatcgaaaaaaggCTCAAACAAAAGAACGGATTGGGGACAGCGAAGAAgacaaaccaaacaatcctaacaaacgaagaaaatcAAATGGACACAGAAAACTATTATGCGGAATTTGCGGTGTACTAGTATACAATCTGCCCGATCACACCCGATCCCATACTAAGGAAAATCTCCATAAATGCCCGCATTGTCCGGTACAGATGGCTCATTCCAATAACCTGTGGGCGCATGTGCGTGCAGTACACGAGAAAGTGATAGTCAAATCTTGTGAACCGTGCGGCAAAGGATTCTTCACACACCTCTCCTACAAATCGCATTTG CGTACGTACCACAATATCGGTGCGCAGTACCAGTGTGAAATATGTCTCAAAATGTTTAGGCACCCTTCGAGCCGCCGAGCACATATACAGCGAATGCACAAAGGACAAGAAGGGAAACATGAATGCCAGATTTGCCAGAAAAAGTTCCTAGACAG GGGCCGTCTAAACAGACACGAAACGGTACACACTGGCAATACTCCCTACGCGTGTATCCACTGTCCAAAGCGATTCAAATCTGCATTCGCGAAAAAAACGCATGAATTAACACACAGTGGCATCGAATTCGCATGTACACTCTGCACTAAGGTGTACCGATATAAGAGCCAACTCAGCATGCATTTCCGAAAATGTCATCCAGCGTAG